Below is a window of Cydia splendana chromosome 3, ilCydSple1.2, whole genome shotgun sequence DNA.
CCTActacacaagccttattgagcttaggTACTATAAGACTAGATCTATTtttgtaagattgtcccataatatttatttatttatacacaaATACGATTAAACTGTATTTACGTCACCGCTATCAAGTTCAATCTTGaatcatatatattatattaatatgaaTGGCCTATAtggtcccactgttgggcataATTTTAACATATTCAATATAGGAAGTTTTTTACTATTGTgtacttaatattatattatgagaATATTTTCTCCTAGTTTAACTTTTCATGCAATTTATCAAGCAGTTTCAACGCACACTATagtacttataaaatatttgagCTGCACAAATATTCTGATAAACGTAATAAACCCAGCGTTAAAGCATAATACATATCGTGTatgttataggtacctactagaaaTACTACATTTGATGCGGTTTCACCATTGACTTATATAAATGACGGGCTGTACGGGCACTAAGAACGGTGTTAGTTCAGCAgggtcactcacgaattcgagccaatcgtgcagtctaacgcactagttgcgaccaatcgcgcgcgtgataagaattcatcaaccaatcgcgttgtggcgTTAGACTGCCGCCTGCTCAATAGAGAAAGAAATAGCATCTTATTTTGTGTGACGAGTCGGAGATTTGACTTGTCGAGATTCCACTGTAAAtataacaattattttttcaGTGACATAAGGTCAACAGCTAATTTGATCAAAGCATCGCTAGGTTCCGGTCTGCTAGCCGGACCTCTCGCTTTTTCCAACGCAGGATGGGGCATAGGAATTGTTGGGACTATACTAGTGGGTGTAATATGCGGGCACTGCATACACATTCTGGTAAGTTTTGGACTTCTAATCAAAATTCCCATATTACTCGTACTTTCGAAGGCAGAATTTAATCAATTTAAAATTCGTAAGCACCTACTATATCTACATAAATATGCACTcaagaataaaaaataatattcaagaaataaaataaaatacctggTTTAAAATTCCGTTATTGAATGGTCTTCATCAGCAAATCCATCACTGTTACTAGATGATGCTTTCCTAGAGCAGATGCATTTATCATTAGGTACTATAAAAATACCAAAATCTGGGTCTTGTAAAATCAATTAAGATTAGGTATACTCGTAATCGCTATTATGTCACAAATTCTTTCCTTACACAcactttttaataataaattacagGTAAAAACGTCCCGAGGGTGTTGTATTGCAGAAAGAAAACCTTTGCTGGGATATGCAGAGACATGTAAATCCGTTTTTAAAAACGGGCCTAAGGGTGCGCGACCTTTTGCCAATATTGCAAGGTAAATTTGAAACTAAACAACATTAATTTCCTGTTTTGATCTGGCAAGTTCAAAAGACAATAAAAACCCGTGCCATTTCCATCATGTaggattaaaaaaaaccgggcaagcgcgagtcggactcccgcacgtagggttccgtaccattacgcaaaaaacggtaaaaaatcacgtttgttatatgggagccccacttaaatatttattataataatgtttttagtatttgttgttatagcggcaacagaaatacatcatctgtgaaaatttcaactgtctagctatcacggttcatgagttacagcctggtgacagacagacagacttacagacagacagacagcggagtcttagtaatagggtcccgttttacccgtTGTACTATTTAAGAAAGCTTCAAATGATACTATGCTTTGACGTAACGGGCTAGGGACCGCTGAATTTTCTGCTGTGACCTCCTACCATTAGGCGGGCCATACGCTTGTTTGCTTCCGTCGTGGTAAAACAACCGTTTGGTAGACTTCGTTTTTTTTGCTAAAGATAAAATTAAGCCCAGGCAAAGAGAATTAAGTAGATTCCTTTATCTATGGTCCAGGTTCGTCCGAAAAGCTTTGTGtactttgtttattttattctagaatGTTGACTTTCATCATCATTTTATATTTTCAGCTTATTTACAGAATTTTCTCTGATGTGTACATATGTGGGCGTGTGCTGCATATACACGGTACTGATAGGAGATTCGATAAAACAGGTAAGTTGCAACCCAGCATTGCATTACTGTGaacactggtagcaatggtaaaGCATAATTATATTATCCGGTACCCTTtgatgaagaaaaacatcgcgaggaaaccagACTGAATTGAATCCCATTACAACCTAGTTTCCCTTCTAGGCCATTTATGTCAATTCAAATGACAGTCGCTTTACAAAATTAGTGCCTGCGCCTATTCATAAAATTAGGAAGTGTGaagatttaaataataatattggatGGGATGACAATTTGGATAAGACCTCAAAGGTTTAACGTCGGTACAATATAAACGACTCTCCCCTATGAGTACTATTTACGGAATAATGCTAAATATtcacatttatttttttccagcTTTTTGACAAATACGTACCTTCGGTGATCTTACCCGTGGAGTACTATTGCTTGATCATCCTTATACCACTGTGTCTGATGTGCCAAATAAAATACCTGAAGTGGTTAGccattttttcaattttggcAAACATTCTGCTTTTCGTCACATATCTCTTCTGCCTATATTATATTTTCAATGGAGAGATGAATTACAGCGATAAAAAAGCAATTGGCAACCCTGCGAGATACCCAGCATTTTTATCGTAagttgaaatattaaattaagttaCGAGTATGTTATTCCTGTCCTTATTTGCTATTTAGATAGATATAGTACctattctttattgcacacctcaataaaagatacaaaaaaaatacaatttaataaaCATAGAAGCAAACAACAGGCTGTGTTAAAGGTAAAGTGCGATCTCCTCCAGACAACGCTTGGCTGATTGAGTTCCGTTTTCGTTAAATATGTAGATTAAAAATTGTTAATTAAGTGACTTCAGCCATATTCACATTCGGCTTAATCAATACTTAAAGCCCCTTGATCCTAAAAAttaacctgatcgattgataccattaataaaaatttgtcatctagcctattttGCGTACGATTATTTAAATAGAAATAGATTGACACATACTTAGAGCAAACATTAGATCTGTGATTTTTGTGCTATTTTATCTTTAGAAGTATGTATTCTGTTTTACTGTAATTTCCTATACTTAGATACATGACGTAACACACAACTACGATTATTATATCCAATGCACAATGGCATGTATTGGTCAAAATTAACGATAACCATCTGAACTATTATTTCGTTATTTCCTGAATCCACCTCCATGTTGCCCCTAATTCATTATTACGTATAATTAAAGTTACCGGTGTTTTCTAGGACAGTTATTTTCGCAATGGAGGGAATTGGAGTAGTTATGCCAGTGGAAAATGCGATGAAGAAACCGAAGAATTTTCTAGGTTTCCCGAGCGTCCTCGTGGTTGCCATGGGAGCGATTGTGTTTCTCTACACCTCTTTGGGACTCTTTGGTTACTTTCGCTACGGTGATGTTCTCAGAGGATCGATAACGTTAAATCTGCCAATGGACGAGTGGTAAGTTTATTTGACATCCTAGGaagctacagatgtagtgcatatcattgttttccttcgtattttctcggtaTCGTTCGTATTTggcatgctagttcagtcaacctcagtactttttgtaccgagactgactgaaatagcaagaaacgttcgtacgtttccgtgaaaatacgatagaaaataattatacactatAGGTACATCTGTAAGAGGAAGACATTCAGTATTTAGGTACTGAGAAATCATTGATAGGCGAGTGTTAGCTGGCTtaactcaaactcaaaattgtaatatttaGCAGATAGGCGGAATGACGTTCATTTTAAGCTTTAGCTGCACTTATAGTTATATCTAattcctatttttttattttacaggCCAGCGATATGCGCTAAAGTGTGCATAGCCCTTTCTATTTTCTTCACCTACCCCCTACAGTTCTACGTCGTGATCGACATATACACCAAGTACACCGATCCGCGAATAAATCAGAAATATAAGGTTGTCACCCAGGTAGCTGCCCGCGTCTTCGGGGTGTgttgttgtggttagtattcctgtattaatatgtaggtatgtatttattgttACTATGTGAGTGCGACTTTGAACTTCGAATAAAATTACAAACGTGCGATGAACGATTATGCGACAGATCGctattacgataaactgttggTCGACAGCACAAACACATCCGTCCCTATAAAAACGAAAGTACGATGATTCGCTCTGAAGCCGATACAAAGCATGTACTAATCGATGATTGTCTATGTAGACGTATAACTAACCAATAAAGTAATGTAAGTAGTTGCAATCTTCTAATAGCGTTCTCATAGTTTtatcacagtataataaagagtgcctactaacgtacagtatggacactccctgcctcccgttgaaagtgccgcccacccactctcggttacctcacagttaccggctggcaaggacacGACGACGCGGtacgcagagcggaggccacgtaaaatattcaaatatttacaaaacctatcgGATCACACTGAAatcaacacaatatctatatgaacaaaaaatcatgttttcaacctacgtaatattttggtggcctgaatttccttacaaaaattttgttacttcgtttaaactgattcaaaataggaaactattgtatatcGAGCTTAATAGATACCCACATTacagcataatacgattcttatttcttcctaatacgcgcaatgagttttgagtcattgaggtcatcgaacttgacaacaaaatggcgggaaccctagcacgtcttatctcactcacacaagcaaggtacgcgttcacctacacgagcttagactgtgtgcgtaggaacgattttgtttcatacatttgatcgccagtgtccgaggtgtgaTGTAACATTGACAAATGACAaagtctgataaagtcataaatattaacaaagtgcggcccgcgtccacttcgttaactactatgtggcccttggctgctaaaagattgccgaccgctgctatagACGAAGCACTTACAAACatattaggggctattcataaattactacgtcatttcaaattagggggggggggggtctggacatcggatgatggtagcatggtagcatagcattcgaagcatgatttttggatgattttaggggggggtcaaaaatcgtcaaaaatcgatgacgtaatatCACTCAAGCAGCATAAAATGTCAAAGAATGTTGTTCTGGTTACTAGTGAAGTGGTTCAAGTAGGTACTAATGGCCtgattcataaacgcgctacaagcctcaattagctaatataatcgtttgtctttatctgtcattttgatttatgtatttgtaagtgttaaaataaataataatatattttacataacatatttttttaatacatagtTTGTATAGGGAAAAGTATGTCTCAAACTGGccacattttttatttagttttaatgtGACAACCCTAAAACAACTGTTTTTTCCATAACAATGATGAATTGCTCACCATATAAATTTTACTTGAAGCTAATATAAGTTGCACATCCTCTAAAAGCTGTGTTTTATATTGAAcagtaagaaagggataaaacataattgaaCTAAATCagacccgtaaagttttatgaataaggcccacttgcaccattccactcaccaggggttaaccggttgaacctggagttaccatggttaccagtacaatttgacactgggttaacggtttaaccgcttaaccccgggttattgggatggtgcaagtgggcctaaggggGTATATATTGAATCCTCTAGTTCAGATTTATGATACATAGGTAATCTATCCTTCGATTCAAACTaagtaatatatgtatagttattAGTGGAATATATGGAAATATCCCTTTACGGACGAAAAAGAGTTTTGAAGATCGATAAGATTAGTTTTTGGACTATTATTTAAATCATTGGTCTTGTGTGTTTTAGTGgagtttgtggttttttttttacatgtctTAGTCTTGTTTACTTGTTatacttatgtttatttttaatatagatTATCTGCCAAGTTTCGCTGGTTTTTACCTTTTATttcaaatatctgggagaccgagctttgctcggaaaacatatagaaactcaaaaatgcgcgtttttccagagataaaacctagctagatcgatttatcgcccccgaaaacccccatatgtagctggtttgttagtgcacgacaccttgcactttgagactaatgcgctgaaacttggcacagttgattgttagctggtcttgagcagatacagaccgggagccgtcgagagccacctctcatttagtgggggggaggggggaagttcgacgctgcggcgcttcacttggagcaacatttctctaaaactatacctattagggcatgtagtATATCGTTTCGGCTGTGAATTTTGAGACTTTACTGATTAAAATACAGTAAAGGTCTCACGTTAATCCTATATTAACAAGTAAAGAGAAGTTAATACTTACGCCAAAAACTGGTTAAAATGCAGTACAATATAAATGTTCTAAAATATTTGTACTGTGTTTGGAATGTTATTGATTTTTCAgcataattactaattaaaatgCAGTAAAGTAAGCTCACTTACTGTGATTTAAACTGTCGTTTCGCtattttcaaatgtatttaCTGCCTGAGACCTGAGAGATTTAACTAGCTTTCAAGTGTCGTTTCATTTAGATAGATTAACCACAATTTAGGACAAAAGTTAAATAATATCGATACCATTGATAAAATGCTGTGCTGTCGATCGTCCTACAAGATGTCAAACACGGTCCTTAATAATCCCCTATCCTCTTAAGGCCCAAGGCCCTACCTATaatacttattcagttcgatgaaatttaaatcatattcaattggaacagagtcgtacaattttcatttatttttgtaataattaaattaattcttgtataaatgtatgtgaaagctttttattactagtatttttattcAGTAGCCTTATCAcgactttgacactgacatattcgctaacgtctgcgtaacttactttctatacaacATCGCAGGTATGAACGAGATgttttgttagaaagttatgcacaggctagcgaatatgtcagtgtcacgtCAGTGTCAACTTCGTGGTAAGACTACAGCATGTAGACGAGAAGATAAAGATCtcatttttattgaatttgtatgTGACATAGACACAAGTTAGATTATATTAATCTGTAGGAATTGATTATAAAGATTGAGTGCCATGGAAAAAGTCTGATTTTTATGATAGGTACTCTACGGGTTACTACTACTAATTCCAACTACATAGTAAGagatacttatttaatttttttatgattgatgtgattttttttcatatacattcgtgtatttttataaacataCCTTATTTGTACCACGACGTGTTGGTATCTCGAAGAATTCAATCAATATATATACTAAGTAAAATACAGTAAATAGTCATGAATACTGTACTTTAGCTTGCAATTCATTCAAGTAGCTATTAGTGTACGAGGGTTGTTTACAGTAATCCGCTTTTTTACTGCACTTTATTCTgcatttattgtgtttttaCTTCTTTCCGAGGTTTGTACCCTCCCACTTTTACTGTAgtaaaactgtaaaattttgaaaaatagcaataatttattcaataattgttaaaataaaagtGTTCACGTATTCGTATTTCATGTATTCCATgctatacagtgaaacctggttaattggcacctggataaatggaaaacctcaataattgcaaccaaaggtccggtcccggtcccttgagaccaaaaggcctctgtaattgaaattttggaacctctataattgcaatttagattttagtgcttttcgtaattttgcctctgtaattgaccacatcgcaactgagacctctataattgacactgtgctaaaaaaatacgttatttTAGTTCCTTTTcattacctctattattgaaaccaGTCGTAttgattacctctgtaattgaaataatgtactTGTAGAGAGCAgactaaacaatattttaatagatttgatcattttattttaaatcttcatccagaattcaacctatattgggtatctatcacagcctgtagtaggtgaaatagttttgattaaatcaaaaacaaaatatgctttttacattccaataaaactttcttctacaattctaGGGATTTTTTAAAACCCATACAATtgtttaataagaaaataaagtagtaattaatgtaggtagtgtaaaagtgcaagttacataataagtatatagaccagaaacccagaacgtaagcttgtaaatctacatacaatggttatttgcacctccataaaagaaatttgtcggaacgcaacctctattaatgagaacctctataattgacacaataattttttgaacctcgttaattggcacgacctgcttaaatgaaaaacctggttaattgacaaaaaatcgccggtcccttgagattgcaattatccaggttttactgtattttgaCATTCAAGCATTTGTAAATAATCATCGAGACCACTAAAAAACGGTTTGAAAGGGTTTTTTGCGTCTTTCTCGAAACTCACTTTTTGCACTTACTGTTGTTTTAGTATTGCACGGCagtgctcaagaccagctaacaatcaactgtgccaagtttcagcgcatagtctcaaagtgcaaggtccccatacaacggtgtgcactaacaaaccagctaatagcaaatttcatttaaatcgttagagccgtttcagagatccccgaaatatacaagaattgctagtTTAAAGGAATACCTTTTTTAATCTAATAAGATTACTCTAAAAGTATGGTTCCGTTTAAAGTTTTGCTCGTCAGATACCCAGCTACCTACATATATcactattttatactaaaattatagtgCTATATTATGCAGGGTAACAATATACctacaactgaaaataaattaaagataAACATGTTTCATGATTAACATTTTACTATTTTGCAaactaatttacaaaaaaaaaaaactagtatttTGTGTTAGCCCCCTCTTAAACTGTAACTGTATAGTAACGAACTATAAAAAGAACAAAGAATATTTGCACTCGTTTTACCTTAGTGATAAGAATTTATTTACACTATACTTTCATACAGGTCATTGACCGTTGCATTTGTACGCCCCGTTCATTTTTATACTGTAACTATTTTCCCGCATCGAATGAATTACCTATCTATTTTTCAGACATAACACAgtcatttcattatatttagaaaaaaaaat
It encodes the following:
- the LOC134806585 gene encoding proton-coupled amino acid transporter-like protein CG1139 isoform X2; protein product: MNVEKEEDNKDSKGGSKGEYNPFEHRKVEKPNSDIRSTANLIKASLGSGLLAGPLAFSNAGWGIGIVGTILVGVICGHCIHILVKTSRGCCIAERKPLLGYAETCKSVFKNGPKGARPFANIASLFTEFSLMCTYVGVCCIYTVLIGDSIKQLFDKYVPSVILPVEYYCLIILIPLCLMCQIKYLKWLAIFSILANILLFVTYLFCLYYIFNGEMNYSDKKAIGNPARYPAFLSPAICAKVCIALSIFFTYPLQFYVVIDIYTKYTDPRINQKYKVVTQVAARVFGVCCCVGIGIALPLLEQIINIVGAAFYSILGLIIPATIETVFRWHDLGKYNWVLWKNSFIVLFGIFCLISGCTVTILDIIKIQHSKTM
- the LOC134806585 gene encoding proton-coupled amino acid transporter-like protein pathetic isoform X1, producing MNVEKEEDNKDSKGGSKGEYNPFEHRKVEKPNSDIRSTANLIKASLGSGLLAGPLAFSNAGWGIGIVGTILVGVICGHCIHILVKTSRGCCIAERKPLLGYAETCKSVFKNGPKGARPFANIASLFTEFSLMCTYVGVCCIYTVLIGDSIKQLFDKYVPSVILPVEYYCLIILIPLCLMCQIKYLKWLAIFSILANILLFVTYLFCLYYIFNGEMNYSDKKAIGNPARYPAFLSTVIFAMEGIGVVMPVENAMKKPKNFLGFPSVLVVAMGAIVFLYTSLGLFGYFRYGDVLRGSITLNLPMDEWPAICAKVCIALSIFFTYPLQFYVVIDIYTKYTDPRINQKYKVVTQVAARVFGVCCCVGIGIALPLLEQIINIVGAAFYSILGLIIPATIETVFRWHDLGKYNWVLWKNSFIVLFGIFCLISGCTVTILDIIKIQHSKTM